The nucleotide sequence AATGTTTTGCAAATTGGGTTTCTGTACTTTTGTTGTTTTGctaaaatatttggattttttatggtttttttttaaatatataggATAAGAAATTGTGGGCTATTAGATTGTTATCAGTGGCATGTTTATCCTTGGCTGCTAAGATGGAAGAATGCAAAATACCAGCTTTATCAGATTATTCGGTTTCGGATTACGATTTTGAAAGCAAAGTGATTCAAAGAATGGAGCTTTTGGTGCTGAATACATTGGAATGGAAGTTGGGTGCAATCACTCCTTTTGATTATCTGCACTACTTCATCAAAAAGTTTTGTGCTGATCAATTAAGACCAAAAGAACTAGCTTCTAATGCTATCGGACTAATTGTGGCAATGGCAAAAGGTAATATGATCCCGTACTCCCAATCTAATTAAATTTACATAATTCGTTTCATTTCCTAATCGATCTGATTTCTATAACGCAGAAAATGATTTGATGGATACTCGGCCGTCAATTATTGCAGCTGCTGCAGTTTTAGCAGCATCAGATGGTCAATTAAGCAGAAAGATTATGGAGCTTAAGATGAATGTGAACTCATTCTTGCAGTCCCAAGATTATGTGAGCCAACTAATGCACTACTAATTACACATTGTTCTTTTATTGActtaagttaattaatcttaATCAAATTTCCATTGGAACAGGAATACATATATTCCTGCTATGATTTTATGCAGGAAATGgtggaaagaaaagataagACACCAGCTCCCAAGTTTTCAAACTCCCCTCTATCAATTCATTCAAACTCAATGGAAGTGCTTGAAACTTCACCAGTTGGCACTAAGAGAAGGCTTACATTCAGTGACTCTTCTGGTCAAAGTTACCCAACCAAGAAAATTCACCAGCCATAGTTACTCTTGAGgttttttgaatatttgtggTTTTTTGATTGAattatagagagaaaaaaagaatttcTAGGAGATGGGGGGTTTAAATTATAGGTATAATGAGTGTCATATTTAATTTCTACCAATTTATGGTatatttgatttgggattttGTTGATTGGGGTTCCAACTTCCAATACCAAACAAAAGATTTCAGCTGGTGACAACCAGGAGAAAAGTGAAAAAAGTAAATTAATAGAGTAACGAGTAAGAAGTAATTGACTGAAGTTTGTGGATGGTAATTTTCAGTAGTAGTATTTGCTTTCGTAGTGCCACTGTTGCTCACCaacattttttttgcttttgtatCCGTGGTCCGTGGCTACGACATTTTGGGGTAAATTGTTGTATTTTCGTTCGTTaatgttatatatttatttgtgtttcaTGATCGAGAACATTAAGAAGGGAGAGGGGGGTCTTGGGGTGCTTGGGATGCTTCCCACCTGTCTTTCAAAAGGCTGAAAGCCATCAGGAATGaagaattgtttttgtttgatttgatatatGTGTGTTGCATTTGGGCCATTGCCAAAATGTacatgcgtgtgtgtgtattagGGTTGCACTCTCGCCTGTAAATGATCGAAAGTCAAACTCTTGCCGTTAATTTGAGAATAAGTGCGTGTTTTACCATCGTTAGGTAGAACGCATGATCTATTGTGGCAGATTTGCACCGTGCAGTCTTCTGTGTTTGTTTATTGAGCTTTCTATATAGGGGTTTATTATGTTTGCTTCTAGTACTCAGTTGGCACACTCCTTGTAATCTTGGTGCATTCATGTTTCTATTATTAATGAATTATCGCTATCGCTTTGGTTAAAAAAAAGGTACCGCGCCCTATACGGCAAAAGAAAATGGATAAAGGGTAAGGGTAGGGGTCTGATTTACTTGCAAGCATTTGAGAGAAGTTGTGGGACCCAAATGAACCATCTTCGTGAACAGCGAGAACCAAAATTTTGGGGATGGGCGGTGGAATTTGGGGGGCATGAGATTCACAGCAAAAGTGGTGTCGGAAGGCTCTCACCCGTCCATATGCCTTCTTAGGGTTCATAGGCCAGTCTGGCATAGTACACCATTGTATTTTAGCCTCAAACAGAAGATTACACTTCCTGCTTCAGAAAtctgttttcatgttacatttgtgtaaaattaaattcaaaagataaatattaaaaatggaaatgattttcacactcACTTTTTTCC is from Pyrus communis chromosome 10, drPyrComm1.1, whole genome shotgun sequence and encodes:
- the LOC137747857 gene encoding cyclin-D5-1-like; its protein translation is MRDFAETSFSLSTLLYQEDENCLNQLEDESKTSEESNPCFLFDNDDEYVENLIQKEAHCFGSKGFKDCSASGTSWLKTTRLDAIDWIFNTGAVFGFQLQTAYLSVTYFDGFLSKRSIDDKKLWAIRLLSVACLSLAAKMEECKIPALSDYSVSDYDFESKVIQRMELLVLNTLEWKLGAITPFDYLHYFIKKFCADQLRPKELASNAIGLIVAMAKENDLMDTRPSIIAAAAVLAASDGQLSRKIMELKMNVNSFLQSQDYEYIYSCYDFMQEMVERKDKTPAPKFSNSPLSIHSNSMEVLETSPVGTKRRLTFSDSSGQSYPTKKIHQP